The window CCAGGTATAGCTCAGCAGTGCTCCCACAATAGCCAGACAGAATCCTGCCAGAGCGTACTGCTGTTGAAAGGCACAGATAATGGTATAGACCCCGAAAGAAGAGGCCAACAACCCGCCAGCCAACCCATCAAGTCCATCAGACATGTTCACCGCATTGGCCGTCGCAATAACTACGAACCAGAACAAAACAATAACAAAGACACCCAGCATAACATCGCCAAAGCCAAAATTCAGACTGGTAACGTCAAGCTTGGCATAAAACCACCACCCACCAACAAGCCCCACCGTACTATGCAGCAAGAACTTTACCTTGGCACGCATACCAGCAACTTTACTGCTGCCACGAATATTCATCCAATCATCTATAAATCCAACCGTGGCAGCCCCTAGCATACCGGCCAGCGGTAGCCAAGTCTCTTGCCTGTCCAAGTTGGCAACAAGGGTCACGAACGTGACCGCCAAAACAAAAACGATGCCAGCCATATTAGGAATGTTGCGCTTGTGTTTGGCAGCATGCAGCTTGGCATAGACAGGCGCCTTGACGCCACCCATTGCCTCTGTTCGTTGCTTCTTCCACCACTCGTATTTGTACGCAACGGTGGTGTACAACGGCGTCAATACCATACTAAAAGCAAAGCTCAGAAAGCCTAGTAGCAATATCTGCATGACGGTGCTGGTTTCAACGACGAGGCTTATTGTTTCTGTCATGGTTAGTTCCTTGTATTATACACTTACTTTTTTGGTGTTACACCAAAGTTATTAATCAGCATGCCCGTTAGATCAACAAAGAGCGGGGCCGCCGCCTTTGACCCTGCATACCCGCCAATCTTTGGCTTATTTACACGTACCAGTATTACATATTGCGCATCATCTCCACCAACAAATCCCATAAACGTACCGTTAAATACGTCGTCATAATAGCCACCCTCGGGCTTTGCCACTTCAGCTGTTCCGGTCTTGCCACCAATACTGTAGGCAGGATAGTCTTGTTTGAATCCATAGGTTACCCGATTTTTGGCAACCGTATATTCCATCATTTCCTTGATAGTGCGGCTCACCTCTGGCTTAACTGCATTAGTACCTATAACTTTTGGTGCTACCTGCTGCTCGCCCTTATCGGTAATAGTCTTGTCAATCAGGCGTGGCTGGTAATAGGTGCCTCCGTTGACCACAGCTGCCAGAGCGGCGGCCATCTGAAGCGGCGTGGCCGTCATACCCTGCCCAAAGGCGGTGTTGGCGTACTGGATATTCAAGCCATAGCCTTCGACTGGGTCAGGTATGGACCCACCAGATTCGTACCCCTGTTCTATCCCCGTTGGCTTGCCAAGATGGTAGTGCCCTGTCATGTAGTCGTACCAGCGCTGCCTGGCCTGTTGGTTTATTTCGCCGCCGCCCATCTGCATGAGCAACCAGGTGGCACCCGTGTTGAGCGACAGTTGCAAAATATCCCGAACGCTATGGGTCCCTGGCCCACCATCTTCTTCGATATTGCTTACCGTAGCATCGCCCACCTTATATTTGCTGGGGTCGTAATAGGTTGTGTCCTTGCCTACTACACCCATATCCAGTGCGGCTGCGGCGGTCAGAGGCTTCATGATAGATCCCACTTCTAGCGGATCGCTTACCACGGCGTTGTTAAAGGTATTGCCATCTTCTACTTTAGAAAATTCGCCAGGGTTATAGGTGGGATAGTTGGCCATGGCCTTTACGGCGCCAGTCTTCGCCTCTAAGATCACGGCGCCACCAGAATCAGACTTGGCCCGGTCAAGCCCCGCTTTTAGCATGTCTTCTAGCTGCTGTTGC is drawn from Verrucomicrobiia bacterium and contains these coding sequences:
- the mraY gene encoding phospho-N-acetylmuramoyl-pentapeptide-transferase, which encodes MTETISLVVETSTVMQILLLGFLSFAFSMVLTPLYTTVAYKYEWWKKQRTEAMGGVKAPVYAKLHAAKHKRNIPNMAGIVFVLAVTFVTLVANLDRQETWLPLAGMLGAATVGFIDDWMNIRGSSKVAGMRAKVKFLLHSTVGLVGGWWFYAKLDVTSLNFGFGDVMLGVFVIVLFWFVVIATANAVNMSDGLDGLAGGLLASSFGVYTIICAFQQQYALAGFCLAIVGALLSYTWFNIYPARFFMGDIGSFAMGTALGIIALQTDTIYVLPIIGAVYVAETGSVIINRTSRKLRHGKKVFLSSPIHHHFEAIGWPETKVTMRFWILGQVFGVLGLILYLLGNS
- a CDS encoding penicillin-binding protein 2 produces the protein MKLVLEVDPVRRIRIWYALLLILCAVFIIRLFYLQVIRHDYYQTAALTGQLKQYEIPAERGVIEAHNGSATVPIVLNETRYTLYADPVYVHDQRKAADEIARAIGGNANDYEEKLRTPETRYVVLAKKLDKSQSEKIDKLKLKGIGTRGIPYRTYPQGALAAQLLGFVNDEGEGKYGLEQFLGTRLKGRPGQLKAITDAEGVPLAANRENVMTEPMSGERVVLTIDIGMQQQLEDMLKAGLDRAKSDSGGAVILEAKTGAVKAMANYPTYNPGEFSKVEDGNTFNNAVVSDPLEVGSIMKPLTAAAALDMGVVGKDTTYYDPSKYKVGDATVSNIEEDGGPGTHSVRDILQLSLNTGATWLLMQMGGGEINQQARQRWYDYMTGHYHLGKPTGIEQGYESGGSIPDPVEGYGLNIQYANTAFGQGMTATPLQMAAALAAVVNGGTYYQPRLIDKTITDKGEQQVAPKVIGTNAVKPEVSRTIKEMMEYTVAKNRVTYGFKQDYPAYSIGGKTGTAEVAKPEGGYYDDVFNGTFMGFVGGDDAQYVILVRVNKPKIGGYAGSKAAAPLFVDLTGMLINNFGVTPKK